The nucleotide sequence CGGGCGGGTCAAGGACGGCACGGCCTCCGAGCTGGAGCTGGGGATCGACCGCACCATGAAATCGGGCGCCCTGGTGGATGACCAGACCACGGTGAGCCTGGCCCGCGAAAACCTGGAGAAGCTGGTGGCTGACGGCAAGTTCAATCCCGCCACCGACTACCTTCTGCTGGACGGTCTGCCGCGCAACGTGGAGCAGGCCGGGATGATCGCACCGTTCGTCGACATCCAGGGTGTGCTGCACATCACCGCCGCGCGCGAGGTGGCTGTGGCCCGGATCACCGGCCGCGCCATGAAAGAAGGCCGCAAGGACGACCAGGACCCGGTGTCCGTGGGCAAACGACTGGACATTTTCTTCCAGAACCTGGGCAAGATTCTTTCGTTCTACGACCCGAAGTTCAACGGGAAAATGGAGTTCGACTCCGGCGTGATCCACTACATCGACGCCTCCCAGCGCCCGGCCAAGGTGCTGCGCGACTGCCTGGAATTCCTGCCCTGACCGCCGGGACGAGTCACGCCGACGGACCCGCAACAAAGAGAAAGCCGCCCGGAGATTGTCCGGGCGGCTTTCGATTTTTCGGAGCTATCCAGCTCTGCCGTCAAGGCTCAGACCAGAAGGTCGATACGGCCTTTCTCCTGAGCGCGAAGTTGCCTCTCACTTTCCTGCTTCCGGTTCTTTTCCTTCTTCTCGCGCCGGTTGTACATATCCTGCTGCGAGGCCTGGTCTTTATCGAGAGGCTGTACTCGGTAAGCGGCGCCACCGGTCGGGATCTCTGTTACAGCCATGTGTGGTGTCTCCCGGGACCTTGATTCAAGGTTGAATCCCGCTGTCGCTTCGGGCAAGACGGAATATGTAAAATAGTATTCTATTACGAGTTATCGGCAGGCTCGGGCGTATCTTTAGTCTTTGCAAAAGAATAAGGGGCCCGGAAAAAATTCGCCACCTGCGGCGCGGGCCACAGGCGGCAAAAAAAGCTGCCCGCCGTTCGAGAGGCGGCATTTGTCTTTTCGGGAGGAAAAAATCAGAGGGCGGCCAGGAAACTCTCCACCTCGGCGCGTGCGGAAAGGAAATCCGGCGCCACCAGATCGGCGCCCGCCG is from bacterium and encodes:
- a CDS encoding nucleoside monophosphate kinase, with translation MSTFKTFLVFGPNGIGKGTNAKAVGCLPGYLHFSTGDMFRALVGRVKDGTASELELGIDRTMKSGALVDDQTTVSLARENLEKLVADGKFNPATDYLLLDGLPRNVEQAGMIAPFVDIQGVLHITAAREVAVARITGRAMKEGRKDDQDPVSVGKRLDIFFQNLGKILSFYDPKFNGKMEFDSGVIHYIDASQRPAKVLRDCLEFLP